Genomic DNA from Lactococcus garvieae:
CCTGCAATTTCTGCTGTTCCACCTAATGGTGTGTAGTAAAGTGGCATCCAGAGTAAGTGGTGCATACCAAATGGTAAAAGCATACGATTAAGAAAACCATACAGGAAGAAGCCAAATGAACCCATGCCGCTCATAGCATTTACTGCTGCATTTACACCCCCATTGATTGGTGGCCAAATATAAGTGACAAGAATTGCAGCAAGAATTGTCACAGCAATAATCAAGACATAAGCAAACTTCGTTCCCTCATAAGGGGAGAGATATTTGTGAAATTTAACATCACCAAAACGATTAACAAAGTAACCCACCATGATTCCTAAGGCAATACCTAAGAATACACCCATGTCTGTTACTTGGATACCAAGCACTAAGTTTTGTCCAGTACCAAATAAACCTTGTTCGCCAGGTTCGGCTAATCTTCCTGTAAAGTCAAGCCAGTAATTATTAGCAAACAAGAAAATCATAAAGGTTGTAATCCCTAAAATTGCAGCATCAGTTTTCTTTTTCTTAGCCATGGCTGCTGCAATACCGACACAGAAAATAACAGATAATTGACTAATTGCACCATTTGTAATAACAGTGAAAATACCTGTCCCAAACTCTTTAATAGCTCCTGGCATAAAGTCCAGTTTTAATACTGCGGCAACTGAAATAATCAGACCAGAAACGGCCATAAACATGACAGGCTGAATAATAGCACGTGAGAAGGTTTGTGCTCCTTTTTGAATTTTTTCTTTCATTTATTTTCCTTACTTTTATTTTCTTCAAAAATCTATAAGTTTATTGAAGATCACGATAAGTTCCTAGAGTAATTCCCATTTCGTCAAATAAAATTTTGTACTTTTCTTTCGTTAATTCGCGTACCTGATAAGCACGTCCTGATGTAAAGCTTGAACGATCTAAAAGTTCCGCATCAACATATCCAGGATGACACATCGCTTCGACACTTCCGAAAGTCAAACAATCATCAATCAGGGAACGAATTGCCATAGGGCGCCAAATTTCTTTCTCCATCCCTAGGCTATCGAGTGTATGAAAGAAGCGTCGGGTTGTCAATAAGTCATCTGACACCTTATAATTACTCCGTACAGGAAGATGGTATTCCCTAGCTAATTTTTCAAAAACTTCCGTCAATGAACCAATACTATTTACATGATGGTGGCTATCTAAATGCGTGGGTTCAATACCTGCCTGAATGACCTTTTCAATTTGTGATTTCCATTCGAGATAAAGTTCTTCTAAATTAATTTCAAAATCTGCTTCATAGAAGGATAAATGATGAAAATTACCTTTTTCATTAACAAGTGATGGAACATCTGTACGAAGTGGGGCTCCACAAGTCAAAACTAAGTGTACACCAATTCCCAAATTAGGATTTTCTTTCGCAAGTGCTTTAGCATGATCGAAACCAGGCATATTTGCCATCATTGTAGTTGAAGTTAGAATTCCATTGCGATGAGATTCGATGATGCCGTGATTAATACCATTACCATATCCAAAATCATCTGCATTAATAATCATTAAAGCCATTGTTTTCTCCTTATTTCAGTTCTACCCAATAGTCGCCATTAACCTCGATCATTTCATCCAAAACTTTTTTAGCAACGATGGCATTAGGTACTGATTGATTCAATGTAAATGCCTCAAACGCTTTTTGATAGGAATTTTCGAAGAAAGCATCTACTAATAATTTCTCAGAAGCAACCTGCGCTTCCATTAATCCTTTATGAAAATCTGGAATGTCTTCACGAAGTGAAATCGGTTCAACACCACGCGCATTCACATAACAAGGTACTTCAACGACGGCATCTTCACGTAAGTTTGGAATAGCTCCCTTATTTGGAACAATCAACATGAAGCGATCATTTTTATTATGCAAGATTGAAATCGCAATCTGTACTATATATAAACCATGTCCGCTTCCTTCATAATCAATCGTATCTAAATCACGATTTTCAATAATTTTTGTTGCCGTTTCTTTGAGCTTTTTCAAGCGGTCATCCATAATTTCATTGGCGCGTGTGTAATTTGGATTAGCTTCTTTCACAATACGGTTATTGTAAAGATAATATTGTAAATAGTTATTTGGTAAATGTGTCGGAAAATCTACAGTTAAATCAGCCATGATATCAAAAGCATGTGCCCATGACTCATCTTGGCTTTCGGTATTCAAGCCATTTTCGATAATACCTTCAATAATTTCTGGCATAATATCTTTGCCTTGGGAAACATCATAAATTTCCTTATACCAGCCGAAATGATTCAAGCCATAGTATTGAGAAATAAAGTTGGTACGATTAAGCCCAAAAGTATCTTCCAAAACTTCTTCAATACCTATAGTCATATCACATGCATTAACGATTTTAATATTTGGAAATTTTCTGCGAACAGATTCAGCAACGATAGACTCTGGGTTAGTATAATTCAGAATCCAAGCATCTGGTGCATAATCTTGAATGTGTTGAACCATTGCTAGAAAGCTTTTCATTGAACGCATTCCATAAGCAAAACCGCCCAAACCACATGTTTCTTGACCAACTAGACCATGCTTGAGTGGAATCTTTTCATCGGTTTCACGCATTTCCATACCACCCGCACGAATTTGTGAAAAAACAAAATTGACACCTTCGAAAGCTACTTTTGGATCTTGTGTGACAACTAATTTTGTATCCAAATTATTTTTTTCAAGTAAAAATTGAATAATAACTCCCATATCAGCATTGCGCACCTCATCAATATCATACAAGCGAATTTCCCCAATAGGAAATTCTTTCTCATATTTAAGTGCTGTTAGTAGAATTCCAGGTGTATAACCGCTTCCCGCTCCCGCGATTGTAATAATATTTTTCATTTTTTTCCTCTCTTTTTAGCCTATTAAGACTTTATATCATTTCTCTTGAACCCAGTATTAAATACTGAAAACAGGAGTATTTATTTCCTTATTTAAAACTAATGATGTTTTACCATCAATTTCTGGCATAATTATCAAGACATCTGTTTGTTTACCTTGCGCTTTAATTGTTTCAAAATCAGCAGTTGCGATGTGGGTGTCTTTAGTTACAGCTTGGCCTTCAGTAACATGAAGATCAATGCCCTGTCCTTCCAGTTCAACCGTGTCAAGACCGATATGTACAAGAACACCCAGACCTTTATTGCTTTTAAGCAGTATTGCATGCTTGGTGGGAAAAATACTTTCTACTGCTCCCTCAACTGGGGAGTAAATATCATTTTCAGTGGGTTGTACGGCAAAACCTGCTCCCATCATTCCTTCTGAAAATACAGCATCTTTTACTTCAGACAGTGGAATTATATTACCACTTACAGTTTGGTAGACTTCTGTTTTATTTGAAAATACCGTTTTCAATTGACCAAAAACCATTTCATAACCTCCTTTTCTTAATATAATTTTAACAGGACATCTCAGGAAAATTTTACAAAAGCTACAAACATTTAGAAAATATTTCCTAAATAACAAAAAGAAGATGGTTTGTTCCCTGTATTAAATACTCTTCTACTCTCCTTCAAAGTTAGACAAAATACAAAAAAGATATGACGCCCTAATGGCATCATATCTTTTTCTTTAATTTAGTTTTCTACTCTAAGCTATTTTAATCTAAAGCTTTGATTTCTAAAATCATATCACGCAGTTGTGCAGCAGATTCAAAGTCAAGCGCACCTGCTGCTTCGGCCATCTCTTTCTCCAGTTTCTTGAGCAATGTTTTACGTTCTTTTTTAGTCATTGCTTCAGCAGAAACCTCTTCAACTTCGCCAGACTCTGTTCGCTTACTAATAGAGATTAAATCACGGATTTCTTTCTTAATCGTTTGAGGAACTATGCCATGTTTTTCATTATAAGCCATTTGGATCTCACGACGGCGACTTGTTTCATCCATGGCGCGTTGCATAGACTGTGTAATTTTATCACCATACATGATAACACGACCATTAGAATTACGAGCCGCACGACCAATTGTCTGAATCAAGCCACGTTCATTACGTAAGAAACCTTCTTTGTCTGCATCCAAAATGGCTACAAGAGATACTTCCGGAACGTCAATCCCTTCCCGTAAAAGGTTAATCCCTACTAACACATCAAATACACCAAGACGCAAATCGCGGATAATTTCAGTCCGTTCTAAAGTCTTAATATCACTGTGCATGTATTTAACCTTAACTCCCATTTCTTTGAAATAAGAGCTTAAGTCCTCTGCCATCTTCTTCGTCAAGGTTGTCACAAAGACACGTTCATTTTTTTCAACACGCGCATTGATTTCTCCTAAAAGGTCATCAATTTGTCCCATCATTGGTCGAACTTCGACGATCGGATCAAGCAATCCTGTTGGACGGATGATTTGCTCAACTATTGTATCTGTCTGTTCCATTTCATAATCACCTGGTGTGGCAGATACATACACAATCTGATGGACATGACTTTCAAACTCTTCCCGACGTAACGGACGGTTATCCAAAGCTGATGGCAGACGGAAACCATAATTTACTAACATATCTTTCCGTGCTCGGTCACCATTATACATCCCTTTGACTTGACCCATCGTCATATGACTTTCATCAATCATAATCATAAAATCATCAGGGAAGAAGTCAAGTAAAGTAAATGGTGGTTCTCCTTCGGTACGCCCATCCATATGACGTGAATAGTTTTCGACCCCATTACAGTAGCCCATCTCCCGAAGCATCTCGATATCATAGTTGGTTCTTTGCTCCAAACGTTGTGCTTCCAAAAGTTTGCCTTCACTTCGAAAAGCTTTCAGCTGCTCTTGCAATTCAGCTTCGATCTTAGCAATAGACTCTTCCATACGATCATCATTGGTCATAAAGTGAGTCGCGGGGAAAATAGCCAAGTGATCAACCTCGCCTAAAACCTGACCTGTCAAAGCTTCGATTTCACGTATACGGTCGATTTCATCACCAAAAAATTCTACACGAAAGGCATGCTCATCTCTTGAAGCAGGGAAGACTTCCACAACATCCCCTCGCACACGAAAGCGACCACGTTGAAAATCAATATCATTCCGTTCAAACTGAATACCTACTAAGTCATTCAATAATTTATCCCGAGAAATCTCAAGCCCTGGGCGTAAACTTACTACGCTATCTTGGTATTCTTTAGGAGATCCTAAACCATAAATACATGAAACAGAGGCCACTACAATGACATCATTACGTTCTAAAAGTGAACTTGTCGCACTATGGCGGAGCTTATCAATCTCATCATTCACGGAACTGTCTTTTTCAATGTAAGTGTCTGAGGATGGTACATAAGCTTCTGGTTGATAGTAATCATAATAGCTGACAAAGTATTCCACAGCGTTATTCGGGAAAAACTCTTTAAACTCACTATAAAGCTGTCCCGCAAGCGTTTTATTATGCGCCATAACCAAGGTTGGTTTATTCGTCCGCGCAATAACTTGACTCATGGTGTAGGTCTTACCTGTACCTGTAGCTCCACGTAAAATTTGAGCTTTTTCTCCATTTTCAATATTCTCTACAAGCGTTTCAATAGCTTCACCTTGATCTCCTGCTGGTTCGTATTTACTGACCAGATCAAACTTATTATTTGTTATACGTTCTATCATTTTATTTCCTTAAATTCTTTCTTAAAATAAGTCAAAGCTTTGCGATAAACTTCTGACTTAAAACTAAATCTGTTGAAATCAATCTCAGCAAAAGGGAAAGCCTTATAACTGATAAACTCCGGATGACTCGTTTTCATATTGAGAACAGCATCTGGATGTAACCTAACAAGAAAATATTGCTGCTCTTGTCCTTTGTAGCTCCATGCGTGAAATGTCACCCCGTCTGGAAAATCATAACGTAACAATTCTGGATATTTTCCAACAATATCAAAATCAGTCGTACCAATTTCCTCTTCCAGCTCTCTAACTACTGCCTGCTCAGCATTTTCTCCCTTTTCAATTCCGCCTTGCGGAAAGCCCCAAATTTGGGGCAAATCTGCACGTTGAAAAAGTAAAATTTCATTTTCCGCATTCAAAATGATTGCTGCTGTATTTTTTCTATAAGTTTTCATTTCTGCCCCCTTATAAGCTTTCTCTTTAATCAATTTTAACATTTTTGGTAGAAAATTTATGCTATAATTAACTAATAGTAATAATATATCAAGGAAGTAAAAAAAAATGTCTGTACAAGAAAACTTAATCAAAGCAAGTCATATGATTAGCATGGACGATATCGTTCGTGAAGGAAATGAAACACTTCGGACAGTTGCTGATGAAGTCAGCTTGCCACTGTCTGATGAAGATATCATTTTAGGCGAAAAAATGATGGAATTTCTTCGAAATTCCCAAAATCCTGCTATTGCAGAAAAAATGCAGCTACGTCCAGGTGTCGGTCTAGCTGCTAACCAGCTCGATATTGCTAAAAAGATTATCGCTGTACTTATTCCTAACGATCCTGAAATGGACGAAGACGGTAATGAGATTGCCCCAAAAGAAGCTTATAAAATGGCAGAAATCATGTATAATGCTAAAGTCGTGAGCCATTCTGTTCAAGATGCAGCCATCGAATCAGGAGAAGGTTGTCTTTCTGTTGACCGTGAAGTGCCTGGCTTAGTTATCCGTCACGCGCGTGTAACAGTAGAGTACTACGATAAAAACAATGAAAAACACAAAATCCGTCTGAAAGATTTCCCTTCAATGTGTGTACAACATGAAATCGATCATACAAATGGTATCATGTTCTACGATCACATTGATGAGAAAGAACCTTGGGCTATTAAAGACGGCCTTCTGATTGTCCAATAAATTTTCAAGCAAAAAGAATAAGCCAAAAGCTTACTCTTTTTTATTTTAATAATTTTTCAAGCTGTCTTTTCCTTATCCGGTAGTCCTGAAGAGTAAGGAAAATTGTAATGAAGAGGTAGATGATGTAAACAAAGAAAACATATGATGGCATAGCGATTACTATCACACATCCACTAATTGGACCAATAAAATAATTATTGACTTGGTTAAAGGTAGTGTATTTTGAAGAAGTTTCTTGATCATATTTCCGAGCCATATCTTCTTCATTTAAAATTTTCCAGAGCATAATTACTGATTTCCAGAGCCTCTAGGAATCCATGCACGGGAATAAAAAACTTTTCCATGAATAATCGCATTTGCCCTAATCATATTTACAGTCGCCCTTATCATACCACGTGTAAACATAAATAAATTACCAGAAAAAGCAGACATAGCTGCGGAAAGGACGTTTATACCTGACTGTGCATATTTTATAGCTTGCAACATACTCTTTGAAAGATAAAGATTATAATTTCCATTTTTACGATTGCCATACCATACTATTTTCGTCACTCCAGTTCCTCTCTGAAACATTATCTTTTTAATCTCCGTAGAAACCTTATAACCTGACTTTTCTAATATTCGTACTAAATCTGCATCTGAAATCATTGCTGTTTCCTGATTACCTTCTTGTTTAGTAATCATTACTTCATTCATCTGTTGGTGAAATTCTTTCAGCTTTTCTGCTTCAGAACCTAAAAATAGGGCTTCATTATTTTCATTTGTCTCATTCTCTACTATTGTGTAAGCTTCTGCTCCAACCTTTATAGAAAAAATAGGATAAACTCCTGAGAATAGCAGTAAGATAAGTACAAATACTAATACTATTTTTTTTAAATACTTATTTAACATATTTTCTCCTTTCTTAATAAGAAATTTTCATTAAAATAACTCAACATTTCCCCTCATTTCACCATAATAAATTCCTTTTTATATAAGTATTAGTACGAAAAACAAATACAATATTCACAAAAAAAAATAAAGGTTGAATAACCTTTATTTTTTTGTCTTTCTAGAAACATACTAAACTAATTATTCTTCATCCGGTTCTTCTAAAGCCTTAGTTTGTTTCTCTTCTTTCTTTACTTCTTCAGGCTTATTCACAATAACAATTTTGTCATCAACCAAGTCTGCAAGTAACTCTTTATATTCTGGATGTTCGATATAGAAATCAGCAATAGCATCTTCAATATTATCCTGAATAGTACGACGAAGTGGACGTGCTCCCATCTTCGGATCGTAACCAAGGTCCACAAGTTTTTCCTTGGCTGCTTGGGTAACATCTAAATGAATATCATTTTGACTGATTTGAGCATTCACTTCATCAAGCATAAGGTCGACAATCTTAAGAAGATTTTCTTTACTTAAAGCTGAGAACTCGATGATCGCATCAAAGCGGTTCATAAACTCTGGGCTAAAGAAGTTATCTAATTCCCCTAGGACCGAATTTGTACGCCCTTCACGCGCTGCACCAAATCCAACATTTGCTTCTACTTTACCTGTGCCTGCATTTGAAGTCATAATGATAATGGCATCTTTAAAGGAAACTGTACGGCCTTGCGCATCAGTCAAACGGCCATCATCAAGAATTTGTAAGAACATGTGCATAACATCGGGGTGAGCTTTTTCAATTTCATCCAGCAGAATCAAACTATATGGGTTGCGACGTACGCGCTCAGTCAATTGACCAGCTTCTTCATAGCCAACATAGCCCGGAGGAGCACCAATCAATTTGGCCACACTATGTTTTTCCATATATTCCGACATATCAAAACGAATCATACTGTCCGCCGAACCAAAGAGTTCATGGGCAAGCTGTTTTGCAAGCTCAGTCTTACCGACACCAGTAGGACCAACAAAGAGGAAAGAACCAATTGGACGATTTGGTTTACCAAGCCCAACACGGGAGCGACGAACAGCTTTAGAAATTTTGTCAATAGCTTCATCTTGCCCGATAACATGATTCTTTAAATCTTCAGCTAGATTAATCAGTTGTGTTTGTTCTTTTTCTTTCAGATCTCCCACTGGAATATGCGTTTTCTCTTCAACAATCGCTTCAATATCTTTTTCAGTGATATTGGGCATTTCAGTATCTGAAATTTCATGATTTTGGAGTTCCCGTAATTTAGCAATCTGATCACGGAAATGCGCTGCTTTCTCAAAGTCTTCACGTTGCATCGCATCATTTTTTTGAGATTCTGCTTGTTCAATTCGTTTCTTTATATCTTCTGGATCAACGAATTTAAGTGTAAGGTTCTTTTTAGAACCTGCTTCGTCAAGCAAGTCAATCGCTTTATCTGGCAAGAAACGGTCTTGAATATAACGATTAGACAGATTGGCTGCAGCTAATATAGCTTCGTCTGAATACTTCACATGATGATAATCTTCATAACGTTTTTGAATACCACGCAAAATAGTAATCGTTTCATCAACTGAAGGCTCATCTACTTTAACCGGCTGCATCCGACGCTCTAAGGCTGCATCTTTTTCAATAATTCTGTACTCATTTAGTGTAGTTGCACCGACAAGTTGAAGTTCACCACGCGCCAAAGCTGGTTTAAGAATATTACCGGCATCCATATTTCCTTCGCCCGCTGAACCTGCTCCAACGATTTCATGAATTTCATCAATGAAGAGAATTACATCATCACGTTTACGAATTTCTTCCATCAGCTTTTGCATACGTTCTTCAAACTGCCCACGCACACCTGTACCTTGAACTAAGCTAACTACATCAAGACGAATAACTTCTTTATTTTGCAGTTTTTGTGGAACATCTCCGTCAACAATTTGCTGAGCTAGTCCCTCTACTACTGCGGTTTTCCCAACACCAGGTTCCCCGATAAGAACAGGGTTATTTTTTGTACGACGGTTCAAAATTTCAATAACACGGGTAATTTCGGAATCCCGGCCAATAACTGGATCAATTTCTCCACGGCGTGCTGCATCTGTAATATTAACGCCAAATTCTTCTAAGAGTCCTTTAGGAGCTTGTCCTCCCCGAGGATTCTGTGGTCCACCAGGACCTCTACCGCCTGCTTGAGTTGGCGGTGTCATTGGACGTCCTTGATCATTGCCATGTAAGGCTTGGAAAATATCAGGAAATGGATTGAAAGGATCATCATTATTAGAAATATTTGTAGCCCCAGCAAATAAGCTTTCTTGACCACCTGATTTCATAATTTGATAACAGTTTTGGCATAAATCAACTTGCTTGCGCTGACCATTCACATTGGTGTAAAGGTGAATTGTCGCTTCATTTATTTTACAATTTTGGCAGAGCATTTCGTCCTCCTTTGTGGTTACATCTTTTCTTTATTTTAACTTATTTTTTTAGAATTAAAAACTCAAATCTGATCATCTTCAAGTTTGACCTTTTTTGACCTTTAATAATTTTTATTATATCACTTCTATAAAAATTATCAAATCTTTTGTACTATGATAATTTACTTTAATTCAAAAAACTCCCGACATTTGTCGAGAGTATTCTTATTCTTACATAAAATCACGCAATGGTTTGCTACGACGTGGGTGACGCAATTTTTTAATTGCTTTCGCTTCGATTTGGCGAATACGTTCACGTGTTACCTTAAATTGTTTACCAACATCTTCGAGGGTATGCATACGTCCATCATCGAGTCCAAAACGCATACGTAGTACATTTTCTTCGCGGTCTGTCAATGTATCCATAACTTCATCAAGTTGCTCACGTAGCAAGATTCGGTTCGTATAGTCTACTGGACTTTCAATTACATCATCTTCAATGAAATCACCAAGATGTGAATCGTCTTCCTCACCGATAGGTGTTTCCAAAGATACAGGCTCTTGAGCAATTTTTAAGACTTCACGCACTTTATCAGGTGTCATGTGTAACTCTTTACCAATTTCTTCTGGCAATGGGTCACGTCCTAACTCTTGCAAGAGATTACGTTGGACCCGGATCAATTTGTTGATTGTTTCCACCATGTGTACTGGGATACGAATTGTACGTGCTTGGTCAGCAATGGCACGTGTAATTGCTTGGCGAATCCACCATGTCGCGTAAGTTGAAAATTTAAACCCTTTAGTGTGGTCAAATTTATCAACAGCCTTCATCAAGCCCATATTTCCTTCTTGAATCAAATCTAAGAATTGCATACCACGGCCTGAGTAACGTTTTGCGATTGAAACAACCAAACGTAAGTTGGCTTCAGCCAGCATTTGTTTTGCAAACTCTGCTTCTTCACCACCAGCAACAATCGCCTCAGCAAGTTTTGTTTCTTCTTCAAGTGAAATCAGCGGATAACGTCCAATTTCCTTGAGGTACATGCGTACAGGATCATCGATACGGACATTTGTTACGATTTCATCCATTGCATTATCATCAAGCTTCTCTTCTTCTTCAGCTTGTAATGCCAATGGACTAGGATTACCATCTTTATCTACGATTGAAATTCCTGCATCTTGGATTTGTTGGAGTAAATCTTCAATAGCCTCTGCTTCCAAACCAAACTTAACCACGAGCTCATCAGTGATCTCATCATCCAAAGCTTCTTCAAGAGGTTTGCGTTTAGTGATATAAGCTGCTACCGCTTTATCAAAAGCTTTACTATCAAAAGTATCTGAATCTTTAATATCTATCTTTTTAGCAGCTTTTTCTTTAACAGAAGTTACATTTTTAGAGCCTTTTTCTTTAAGCTCATTCACATCAACTTTTTCAACAATAATAGGTTTAAAGTCCATTGCTGCAAGGATTTTTGCTTCTTCAGCTTCAAAAACTGAACTTGAATGAGATTTAACTGCCATGCCAAGTTCTTGTGCTTTTGCGATTAAAGCTTTATTAGTAATTCCAGTTTCTTTTGCAATTTGACTGATTCTTTTTTTATTATTACTTGCCAATTTAATCCTCCTCAATGAACAATATAAGTAAATAGCTTATATTTTTTTCTTCTGATTAATTATTTGGATAGTGAGCTCAAGCTCACGCTCCTTGTTTCCCGTTTTTCGGGCATTTTCTAGTTGCTTTTGCAGTTCGCTGAACTTTATTTGTTCCATTTCCTTGGCAAAAACGGCTACCAAATCTTCAAGTTCTTGACTACTAGTCTCGTCTGGTAAATCTAAACTTAAGATTTGATAAAATATATTTTTTTCTTCAGCATCCAAGGATCCGCTTAGATGAGAAGGGTCGATTTCATCAAAGCTCATGGCTTCAAGAATAATTTTATCAAAAAGATTTTGATAGCGCTGATGGACAAAGCGAAACGTCTCATCCTCCGCAAACCGCTGGAGAACATTCTGATGGTAAATCATCCGATTTAAAAGTTGCTCCTCCGCACGTTCACTTCTAGAAAGATGCGAAATTTTTTGTTGTACAGGACTTAATTCCTCCAGCTTCTGAGGAAAACTTTCAAAATAGTTTTGATCCGTAGCTATTAATCCTGGATCAGGATAATAAGAAAACTGCTCTTCATTATAGCTACCGAAATCTTCATCAAAATTACCCGCTTCTGCACTTGATTTAAGGACGTTTTCACGCTTTAAATTGACAGATTGCTCTACTTGATTATACTCGAAATCAGGCAAAATCTCAACTAATTTTCTTATAAATGCATCTTGAGCAGTAATCGAGGAAACCCTTGCAATTACTGGTGCCATTTGCTCAATAAAATCCAGTTGATTCTGTAAATTTGAAAGGTTGTCGGGTTTAAGATAATCAATCAAAAATTCTGTCGGCTGTATCCGGGCATTTTCCATCAAATTAGCTAATGACTCAGCAGAATACTTTTTACTATAGTCATCGGGATCAAGTCCCTCTGGAACACGAACTATCTGCGTTTTATCCTCGCCAATTAGATCAATAGCTTTATAAATCGCATTTTGTCCAGCATTATCACCATCGTAGATGAGAACATAGTTATTTGCTATTTTTCGCAAACGGCTGATATGCTTCTCAGTCAAAGCTGTTCCCATAGTAGCTACGACATTAAATATTCCCGATTTGTAAGCCGCTATTACATCCATAAAGCCTTCCATCAAATAGACTTCACGCGTTTTGGATATTACAGGTTTTGCTCGATCTAAATTATATAACTCATAGGACTTATCGAATATACTTGTAGCACTGGTATTAATATACTTTGCCTTACTTGTATCGTTCTCCTGCCATTTACGTCCCGAAAAACCAACCACATGTCCGTATTCATTCTTCAGAGGAAACATGATTCTATTTTGAAAGGCATCAAATACCTTATTGCTTGAAAAATGAAATAGACCTGAATTCGCTTGAACAGCTTCCTCAAACTTTCCTGAAAGATTTTTGAAGATAAAATCATTTTCATCAGGTGCCAAACCAATATTAAATTGCTTTATTATCTCTGCTGTAATGCCACGTTTTTCTAAATAAAGTCGTGCTTTTTCTCCAATCTCCGTAGAGGTAAGAACGATATTATAAAGTCGTGCAGCTTGATTATTTATCTCATAAAGAAGAGCATTTGGATTATCCTTTTCATCTGAGTCAAAACTCTCAAGATTTAAGGTAATCCCTGCAAAACTCGCCACTTCCTTTACTGCATCGACAAAACCAACTTGCTTGTAGTCTTTTATAAATTCAATCGCATCCCCAGATTTCCCACAACCAAAGCAATGATAAAAACCCTTGCTAGCATTGACATTAAAGCTCGGTGTTTTTTCCCCATGAAATGGGCAAAGTCCCAAGTAGTTTTTCCCTGACTTGGTTAGAGGTACATACTGTGAAATTA
This window encodes:
- the dnaG gene encoding DNA primase; the protein is MAFLTNEEVTEIKSQVNIADLISQYVPLTKSGKNYLGLCPFHGEKTPSFNVNASKGFYHCFGCGKSGDAIEFIKDYKQVGFVDAVKEVASFAGITLNLESFDSDEKDNPNALLYEINNQAARLYNIVLTSTEIGEKARLYLEKRGITAEIIKQFNIGLAPDENDFIFKNLSGKFEEAVQANSGLFHFSSNKVFDAFQNRIMFPLKNEYGHVVGFSGRKWQENDTSKAKYINTSATSIFDKSYELYNLDRAKPVISKTREVYLMEGFMDVIAAYKSGIFNVVATMGTALTEKHISRLRKIANNYVLIYDGDNAGQNAIYKAIDLIGEDKTQIVRVPEGLDPDDYSKKYSAESLANLMENARIQPTEFLIDYLKPDNLSNLQNQLDFIEQMAPVIARVSSITAQDAFIRKLVEILPDFEYNQVEQSVNLKRENVLKSSAEAGNFDEDFGSYNEEQFSYYPDPGLIATDQNYFESFPQKLEELSPVQQKISHLSRSERAEEQLLNRMIYHQNVLQRFAEDETFRFVHQRYQNLFDKIILEAMSFDEIDPSHLSGSLDAEEKNIFYQILSLDLPDETSSQELEDLVAVFAKEMEQIKFSELQKQLENARKTGNKERELELTIQIINQKKKI
- a CDS encoding ATP-dependent Clp protease ATP-binding subunit, which produces MLCQNCKINEATIHLYTNVNGQRKQVDLCQNCYQIMKSGGQESLFAGATNISNNDDPFNPFPDIFQALHGNDQGRPMTPPTQAGGRGPGGPQNPRGGQAPKGLLEEFGVNITDAARRGEIDPVIGRDSEITRVIEILNRRTKNNPVLIGEPGVGKTAVVEGLAQQIVDGDVPQKLQNKEVIRLDVVSLVQGTGVRGQFEERMQKLMEEIRKRDDVILFIDEIHEIVGAGSAGEGNMDAGNILKPALARGELQLVGATTLNEYRIIEKDAALERRMQPVKVDEPSVDETITILRGIQKRYEDYHHVKYSDEAILAAANLSNRYIQDRFLPDKAIDLLDEAGSKKNLTLKFVDPEDIKKRIEQAESQKNDAMQREDFEKAAHFRDQIAKLRELQNHEISDTEMPNITEKDIEAIVEEKTHIPVGDLKEKEQTQLINLAEDLKNHVIGQDEAIDKISKAVRRSRVGLGKPNRPIGSFLFVGPTGVGKTELAKQLAHELFGSADSMIRFDMSEYMEKHSVAKLIGAPPGYVGYEEAGQLTERVRRNPYSLILLDEIEKAHPDVMHMFLQILDDGRLTDAQGRTVSFKDAIIIMTSNAGTGKVEANVGFGAAREGRTNSVLGELDNFFSPEFMNRFDAIIEFSALSKENLLKIVDLMLDEVNAQISQNDIHLDVTQAAKEKLVDLGYDPKMGARPLRRTIQDNIEDAIADFYIEHPEYKELLADLVDDKIVIVNKPEEVKKEEKQTKALEEPDEE
- the rpoD gene encoding RNA polymerase sigma factor RpoD, which gives rise to MASNNKKRISQIAKETGITNKALIAKAQELGMAVKSHSSSVFEAEEAKILAAMDFKPIIVEKVDVNELKEKGSKNVTSVKEKAAKKIDIKDSDTFDSKAFDKAVAAYITKRKPLEEALDDEITDELVVKFGLEAEAIEDLLQQIQDAGISIVDKDGNPSPLALQAEEEEKLDDNAMDEIVTNVRIDDPVRMYLKEIGRYPLISLEEETKLAEAIVAGGEEAEFAKQMLAEANLRLVVSIAKRYSGRGMQFLDLIQEGNMGLMKAVDKFDHTKGFKFSTYATWWIRQAITRAIADQARTIRIPVHMVETINKLIRVQRNLLQELGRDPLPEEIGKELHMTPDKVREVLKIAQEPVSLETPIGEEDDSHLGDFIEDDVIESPVDYTNRILLREQLDEVMDTLTDREENVLRMRFGLDDGRMHTLEDVGKQFKVTRERIRQIEAKAIKKLRHPRRSKPLRDFM